A genomic window from Triticum urartu cultivar G1812 chromosome 7, Tu2.1, whole genome shotgun sequence includes:
- the LOC125521051 gene encoding manganese-dependent ADP-ribose/CDP-alcohol diphosphatase-like encodes MLAHPGGVGVVRASVAREPLFTFGVIADVQYADIPDGRSFLGVPRYYRHSITVLQRAVRSWNSHKAGVKFCVNFGDIVDGFCPKDRSLSAVQAVVAEFDRFHGGPAYHMLGNHCLYNLPRSELVSVLRMPGRAYYDFSPWPGYRFVVLDAYDFSAVGWPRDHPVAAAARRFLEERNPNSDKNSPTGLAGEDRRFVMFNGGVGEEQLRWLDGVLRDASRRGETVVVCSHLPLHPGAASPAGLMWNYEEALAVVHRHGCVAACLAGHDHKGGYAVDVCGVHHRTLEAALECPPGTDAFGHVDVFPGRLSLAGSGRMASTDMLLTLPRLS; translated from the coding sequence ATGCTGGCTCACCCGGGCGGGGTCGGGGTGGTCCGAGCTTCGGTGGCCAGGGAGCCCCTCTTCACCTTCGGCGTCATCGCCGACGTCCAGTACGCCGACATACCGGACGGCCGCTCCTTCCTCGGCGTGCCTCGGTACTATCGCCACAGCATCACCGTGCTCCAGAGGGCGGTCCGCAGCTGGAACAGCCACAAGGCCGGCGTCAAGTTCTGCGTCAACTTCGGCGACATCGTCGACGGGTTCTGCCCCAAGGACCGGTCGCTTTCAGCCGTGCAGGCCGTCGTGGCAGAGTTCGACCGGTTCCACGGCGGCCCGGCGTACCACATGCTCGGCAACCACTGCCTGTACAACCTCCCAAGGAGCGAGCTGGTGTCCGTGCTGCGGATGCCTGGGCGCGCCTACTACGACTTCTCGCCGTGGCCGGGGTACAGGTTCGTGGTCCTGGACGCGTACGACTTCAGTGCCGTCGGCTGGCCGCGCGACCACCctgtggcggcggcggccaggAGGTTCCTGGAGGAGAGGAACCCGAACTCGGATAAAAACAGCCCGACCGGGCTGGCAGGGGAGGACCGGCGGTTCGTGATGTTCAACGGCGGCGTGGGCGAGGAGCAGCTGCGGTGGCTGGACGGCGTCCTGCGGGACGCGTCGCGGCGCGGGGAGACCGTGGTGGTGTGCAGCCACCTGCCGCTCCACCCTGGTGCGGCGTCCCCCGCGGGGCTTATGTGGAACTACGAGGAGGCGCTGGCAGTGGTGCACCGGCACGGATGCGTCGCGGCGTGCCTCGCGGGGCACGACCACAAGGGCGGGTACGCCGTGGACGTGTGCGGCGTGCACCACCGCACCCTGGAGGCCGCGCTCGAGTGCCCGCCAGGCACCGACGCGTTTGGCCACGTCGATGTGTTCCCCGGCAGGCTGTCGCTCGCCGGATCCGGCAGGATGGCGAGCACCGACATGCTGCTCACCCTCCCTCGGCTGAGCTAg